In the Styela clava chromosome 8, kaStyClav1.hap1.2, whole genome shotgun sequence genome, one interval contains:
- the LOC120346339 gene encoding sperm flagellar protein 1-like isoform X2 yields MNSELSEVELQKLYSWIDVIPLSRKKKSVARDFSDGILVAEVVRHFIPRLVEMHNYTSANSTNQKLNNWQTLNRKVLSKLNFTIPASVMQEISECKPRVMEVFLFGLWQKIEEYIIKTGSKIGGYQERPYYNARSSGPDVDSRTGESMVPEYIVKNPVPLSQLNLDMLDTETRLILEEKEQALLASMETVQILQVKISRLEHLLRLKDLRIQDLQERQSRFDSATH; encoded by the exons ATGAATTCTGAACTCAGTGAAGTAGAATTGCAAAAACTCTACTCATGGATCGACGTGATTCCATTGAGTAGAAAGAAAAAGTCTGTTGCAAGAGATTTTAGTGATGGAATATTGGTTGCTGAAGTTGTAAGGCATTTTATTCCACGGCTTGTTGAAATGCATAATTACACCAGTGCTAATTCTACAAATCAAAAACTCAACAACTGGCAAACACTGAATAGAAAA GTTTTGTCGAAATTGAACTTCACTATACCCGCATCAGTAATGCAAGAGATATCTGAATGTAAACCACGAGTGATGGAAGTGTTCTTGTTTGGTTTATGGCAGAAAATTGAAGAATACATCATCAAGACAGGAAGCAAGATAGGAG GTTATCAAGAAAGACCATATTATAATGCAAGATCGAGTGGGCCAGATGTTGATAGCAGGACTGGAGAAAGCATG GTTCCTGAGTATATAGTTAAGAATCCAGTCCCTTTGAGCCAGCTGAACCTTGATATGCTTGATACTGAGACAAGGTTGATACTAGAAGAAAAGGAACAAGCACTTTTAGCATCTATGGAAACTGTTCAGATTCTCCAG GTAAAGATCAGTCGTCTTGAGCATCTCCTTCGCCTGAAAGATCTTAGAATACAGGATTTACAAGAGAGGCAAAGCAGATTTGATTCAGCTACCCATTAA
- the LOC120346339 gene encoding sperm flagellar protein 1-like isoform X1, which translates to MNSELSEVELQKLYSWIDVIPLSRKKKSVARDFSDGILVAEVVRHFIPRLVEMHNYTSANSTNQKLNNWQTLNRKVLSKLNFTIPASVMQEISECKPRVMEVFLFGLWQKIEEYIIKTGSKIGGYQERPYYNARSSGPDVDSRTGESMVSRPRRDSVPEYIVKNPVPLSQLNLDMLDTETRLILEEKEQALLASMETVQILQVKISRLEHLLRLKDLRIQDLQERQSRFDSATH; encoded by the exons ATGAATTCTGAACTCAGTGAAGTAGAATTGCAAAAACTCTACTCATGGATCGACGTGATTCCATTGAGTAGAAAGAAAAAGTCTGTTGCAAGAGATTTTAGTGATGGAATATTGGTTGCTGAAGTTGTAAGGCATTTTATTCCACGGCTTGTTGAAATGCATAATTACACCAGTGCTAATTCTACAAATCAAAAACTCAACAACTGGCAAACACTGAATAGAAAA GTTTTGTCGAAATTGAACTTCACTATACCCGCATCAGTAATGCAAGAGATATCTGAATGTAAACCACGAGTGATGGAAGTGTTCTTGTTTGGTTTATGGCAGAAAATTGAAGAATACATCATCAAGACAGGAAGCAAGATAGGAG GTTATCAAGAAAGACCATATTATAATGCAAGATCGAGTGGGCCAGATGTTGATAGCAGGACTGGAGAAAGCATGGTCAGTCGACCAAGACGGGACTCG GTTCCTGAGTATATAGTTAAGAATCCAGTCCCTTTGAGCCAGCTGAACCTTGATATGCTTGATACTGAGACAAGGTTGATACTAGAAGAAAAGGAACAAGCACTTTTAGCATCTATGGAAACTGTTCAGATTCTCCAG GTAAAGATCAGTCGTCTTGAGCATCTCCTTCGCCTGAAAGATCTTAGAATACAGGATTTACAAGAGAGGCAAAGCAGATTTGATTCAGCTACCCATTAA